From the Coffea eugenioides isolate CCC68of chromosome 1, Ceug_1.0, whole genome shotgun sequence genome, the window AAAGTATTGTCTTAAgtatcatatcaatgctttccAGCCCAAATGACGAGTCTCCGGCGAATGTAGAGGCTGCTGTGAGTGAAGAtctctgtttttatttttaatttttctgcaCTTATCAATTTGCTTTAGTCCAACATATGTGTGAACTTATTCGACATGCTTTCGGTACATGCTTGTGGCAATGAACCTTTGCAAACTAATATTATGAAGAAATTACTGTTATGGTCCTTGTGCTTGGGGAGGAAGGCAAAGGAAACGCAACAAGATGTCCTTTTGATGCATTTTCACCATAGAGTGACTGTCTAACATGGGTAGTGAATTTTCATACGAGTTTTATGGAAGTGCACCTCATGTCCACAAGAATTGGCACTCTAATTCTTGAAATTGCTTAGCAATGGAAGAGGGATAAAGAGATCTCGGTGTTTGAAATTGCTTTGCCAATGTACTACATGTCATAGAAGTTACGAACATACAAATCTCTGTTTGAAAAGACTGGACCAAGAATCTGCTGAGTGTTTCCTAAATTGCTTGTTAGTGATGTGTTTCTCATAGACTTAATCTTAGTTATCTAACAAGAGCAAGATTCAAGCGCACTGAAACTACGGTTATGTAGCTTTTCATGTATCTGGAAATAAACAAATGGTGTACGTTTGCATATTTGCTGCATTTGTATCTGTTTCTGGTGAGACCCTTTTCCAACCTGTATTCCTCATTTCTAATCGCAATATATAGCTAATCTTCCAAGAGTGTGtatacatgtgtgtgtgtgtgtgtatacacACTCTTAATGTCACTTGGCACTCTTGAGATTTTagaaatatcacttacctcccttaataattgtaaaaagactATATTAACCCTCACTTGACACATAATTCACAacatatcaaataaatagagctcaaaaattataaaaaaataaacgaaagtcactttcttctttttctctttttttccatcattctctcttacttatattttttggatgactatgcaatattttatttgtaaattataataaattaaatttgttTATCTGTTATTTTTTGTGATTGTGTTAAAGTGGGGTatgatttatttgcttattttgagttgatttttataatgattggtACAAGTTTAATGATTTGAGCAAGGGTTGAGAAGATGTTGGAAAAAAATATGAATTCATAAGAAATCGGTGTTGAACATACAGAATTAAATTGATGGAAGTGTGTTTCTTTTCAAGTATCTTTTTAATTTtccaaatttatatttttatggaaTATAGTATAGTGATGTGATAGTACTACAAGAGATTGTTTTTGAGATGAAATAAACAAAGAggtttaggaatatttttatGTAGCAAGTGTAAGGGTAGCTtaggatttttaaaaatgatGTTACACAAAAAACTAAAGTAAAGGAGGTAAGTGATGTCCCTACACGCACAAACCTAGAGAAACTAATGGCTAGATCTTAGCAGCATCCTTCGCCCTTTGTTGTTGGTCTCAAACATTGCTTGAACCATGGAGATTGATGCCTGCTTATTGTTTTAGGaattggatatatatatatatatatttttctggtTAATATATCTCTAAATGGTTCTTGCCTTTTTGTTTACTTGCAGAAGGAATGGAGAGATAAGAGGGACGAATTTAAGAAGAAGGTGAGCCGATGCGTGAGGAAGTCACAGGAAATGTTGTGATGCATCATTTTGTTGtggggttgggggggggggtcTTTTTTGCTTGTGTGTACCAGAGTGTCTCAATTTGTTGTGTGGGAGGACTGGCTCATAGGGTTGGCATGCTAAGTTATGTGGAGTTCCAGTTCATGTTCTCACCTTTATCCGTTTATTAACCTCTGTTTATTGACCTCCTTTTAAGTCCTTTTCAATGGGtgaattttgtacttgaaaAGGTTTTGTTAGTATTTTGGTGattctcttcttttcctgtCTTTCTCCAGAGTTCATGTTAGCCTTTTATATGATTCTATAATGTGCAGATATTTGAGACCGAAATGGAGAAAGATGATGTTATGAAAAGAGATGAACAGGGGAAAAAATAGGAGCAAAGCAAGGGTCATGTAATGAacttatatatgcatattgCCTAAGAAAAGTTAAAATCTGCGAAATGGTTTTCAAGGTTTCGATATTTAGTCCTTTTGAATTTTCGAATGGTTTTGTTTGCCCAAATTTTCCAAAGGAAGAGCTGACGATGCCACTCATGCAAATCAGCCACGATAGCccgagggtttttttttttttttttttgacttggCCCAAAAAGTACGATTAGATTGACCCTTTAGTACAAATGAAAACTTGGTTATCACTAAAATGTAAGTGCAAATCAAGCTCCATTAAGTTCTAGCCAACAGAAGTCACCTTCTTGGAATTTTCGTGGGGTGTAGAAGTCTTCTTTTGGTGTGGTATGAAagtggtaatttttttttcttatgtttttcttttctgacaTTCTTGAAGCCTTTAATGACACATACTAACAAATTGTAGTGACATAGAGCACTGACGAAATCGGCCTCCCATTctgggggaaaagaaaaagttaaaaaaagagACGGGAAAATTAATACACAGCAACTGCACACAGCCTCTTACCAAGATGAACTAAAACATCTAAAATAAGCACATTCTCTTGGGTGAGAAAATATAACCACCTAGCCATGAAACAAGATTTACAAGCCCACtgaaattttattttgaaaaaaacaCTGCTATGCAACAAGAATTACAAGCCAAAAAGCCAAGcaacaaatttgaaattccCAGAGAACTTGCAAAGACAAGACCATCAGGTTTCGTTCGTCCACATTAATCCAGGATCACATGCCCTGAATTCCGTCCATCTTATGATATGAGTGCCATCTTGAATGAATCAGGGTTGGTGTGGTTTAGAAGGTGGATTCACAGGGCTCCCCATCCTCACTACAATTCCATCATCAATATCTCGAACGTACCCAACTTTTTGTCCCCATTCTTTCTCCTCTGGCTCACTCACCGGCATTGCTCCATTCTCAACTGCTCTCTGATCCCCGAATCATCAACCACAAAACAAAACGAAGAATCGTCCCATAAACAGTAAGAAAAATGTTGCTAATGGTGAATTATCATCGGATTAAAGCAAATATGTTCTGATCAAATCCCTCGAGAACATATATATAGCATTCAACTGCGTTAATGTACCTTGTATGCAGCATCGACATCAAGATAATCAAAACAAATCTCAACTGGCTGTCTCTTCCGGATAGGATCCGGGGTCTGGACCTTCCCTGTTATAACATCCGTCTCTTTTTTGTCAATTACGACAGTTTGACTTTTTGTAAATCCTAAACTTAAACCCACAGGAAACCACCAAAAGCCGGTAACTTTGGATGGTTCCTGAGGAGCTTAAGAACTACCCAAATCCCCCTCCCATATTCGATGTGGGACTACACACCTGACAGAGTGGTTACTAAGCCTTAAAGAAGAACTCTCACACACCCCGACAACAGTGTCATGTCTTTTTTGTCAATTACGACAGTTTGACTTTTTGTAAATCCTAAACTTAAACCCACAGGAAACCACCAAAAGCCGGTAACTTTGGATGGTTCCTGAGGAGCTTAAGAACTACCCAAATCCCCCTCCCATATTCGATGTGGGACTACACACCTGACAGAGTGGTTACTAAGCCTTAAAGAAGAACTCTCACACACCCCGACAACAGTGTCATGTCTTTTTTGTCAATTACGACAGTTTGACTTTTTGTAAATCCTAAACTTAAACCCACAGGAAACCACCAAAAGCCGGTAACTTTGGATGGTTCCTGAGGAGCTTAAGAACTACCCAAATCCCCCTCCCATATTCGATGTGGGACTACACACCTGACAGAGTGGCTACTAAGCCTTAAAGAAGAACTCTCACACACCCCGACAACAGTGTCATGTCTTTTTTATCAATTACGACAGTTTGACTTTTTGTAAATCCTAAACTTAAACCCACAGGAAACCACCAAAAGCCGTCTCAAGCTTATAACATCCGTCTCAAGCTGGTGGATTGGGGTAAAAGCTATCGTCGTTTGTCAGCTTTCTAGCTCTCCCTATCTTCTTCCATTCCATGCATGCATTTAACCAGATATACAAGCCCATTAATAAATTacgttatatatatatatgtatatatgcacACACATGCAAAGTAACgctacaaaataaataaataaataaataaaacggACAGCTTGATACTACTACAGCGTTTGTGTACCTGTGCGACTCATCCAAGCGGCGAACGTTGTGGCTGAAGGCGGTGGCGTAAAATTCAACGGATTTAGCTACGCCTCTCACATATACCACTGTGTATGCAAATGATGGGCTTAGCAAAGGTGccattctttatttatttatttattttttgttttttgaatctTCTTCAACTCTGGATTGTATGGAACTCTGATATAAGTAAGTAATAATTCACTAGTACGAGTAGTATTTATTTCTCCAATATCCTAGAGATCAAAGTTTACAATTAACTGAAACCACCAGCATTTTTGGTGAACCAACTCCTTTAAATACTGAGAAGGCCAGTTTTACACGTAGGAAATGGTTCAAGCTAATGAAGCTACGCGTGCACATTTTGCCCGCTTAAAGCTGGTGGTTTGCTGCCACGTTTGTTTTGGGTTCGCCACACGTACGACTTATTGACGAAACCCATACCGAGCTggcgcaacggatcttctgtcccacatccTGTGCCATTCTCTGTTCCAAATTCAGTAactacaaattcagtaaaaaataaatacaacagcttcaaaaaaataatatataatagaaaattaaaaaatgcagcagaaaattcataaaaaatctcattttttatgcattttgattttttgagtttgttaaattttgtgtattactaaattaatagttattggatcttaaggaaacaaaaaagaactaaaacatgatgtttatgaaggagaaatagcaatataataaaaaatgggacagaGAATGGCACAGGATgtgagacagaagatccgttgcgccGAGCTGACGACAGAATTCCTTCTACACAAATTAAATGGTGATCTCAGTAATAGTAATACCCCACGTACATAGCCAACTTGCTACTGCTGGTTAGGTTTCGGAACCACGCACTTGTCCTCTAACCTCCCTTATAGCCCAATTAAGCCCCCTTCCCCAGGAGTTGTTCCTTGGTGTATACCACAGGAGTTGTTCCTTAGTGTATAAAAGTAACGATTAAGGGGcccaaaaagagagagagagagagagagcaatacaACCATGTGTTAAAGGTTTAAGTTTACAAATCTTGAAAATGTCAGTAAAGCTTGAAGTCTTAAAATTTTGCTACTAGAGTTAACTTCAAATCAATTttgaactaaaaaaaaaaaaagctggcAAATTAGATTAttctgaaaaagaaagaaagagagagatccccttaaaaaaaaatttaaattacatACAATTTTCGTGTGGATTCGTAAATTGTTACATGACCTCTTTAGTTTTAAGATGTTTACATATTTTCTGGTAGTTTTATGTAAAGTAAAAACTTGATAGAGAATAGCATTCATAATATCGTTACTTGAAATATTAGTGTTGTTTCTAGTTAAACACTAAATTAAACAACATCTGAGTACCTTACTGAAACTATAGAAAAATTATGTAGATAgatgaaaaaaatcataagGAATAAAGTGAGTGAATATTCATGTAAATTAAAAATGTGTCAAATGGATATTACGATTCTATCCCATGCGTCGCATTTTTTAATTGTGTTTGGTTCAATCACTGTAATCACGGGTGTCTTCTGTCCATTATCTACCTTACATAAAATTAAAGAGGAGTTATGTGATTATTTTAAAATCTTAAGGAAGTTACGTGATTATATGACAGATCGCAAAGGTGGTCATCTATAATTTTTCCCTAAAATGTTGTAGACCAAGAAACCCAAGCTATTCTCTTCATTTCCTCGGCATATTCCAAAATATTCTATTCACTATTCAGACGCAGAGATTTTGAACAACAATAAGCCAAAAGTCAACAGAAACGGTGGAGAACACTAACGCCCGTCAACCGTCCGTTCAATTGCTCAAAGTAGAGTCACCTCCTGCTCTGCTGTGCTGGTCCACAATCCATAAGCTTCAGCACTGCAGCTGTGCTTTTATAATTGATGATGATTGAGGCAAAAATTGACGGCAACGTCAACTGACGGACAACCACCAGACAGCAGACCATCTCCCATGCCTTTTCGTCGTCGTCGTCGTCCTCCTCCTGATTCCTTCTTCTTTTAAGTATTACTTTTACTGCTACTTACCAGAAGAGTTGATAAATACAGCTCTATTTTCTCACTCTAGATGCTTCACAATTTTCTACCAAGCTGTAAAATTCCTCCAGGTAATGCTGCTCTTTTGTCTCGATTGACTGATCCAAATGGCAAAGAGATCATGCATTAGTATGTTTGCTTCTGGTTGAATTGTACTTTTCTCGTATTCATGATTTCTTTTCTCTTCAGTTCTCCTGTTGAAATTCAAGTTAAAATTTAATAGCCTCTTTATTATGTTAGCATTAACgtgaaatttctgatttctgtTTCCAGCCTTAAATTTGGAATTCGTTATAAATTTATTCAGTTATGTTTATATATACAATCAGGGGTAGTTTTTTTGACTAGGCATTCTAGTGCTGATGCTGGATAGAAATGATACTTATTTCTGTAAGTTATGGTAGACAATATGCTTTTTTCAGTAAATAGTGCACTTAGGAGAGATGAAAAATGGGCAAAGCTACTCGATTCTCTGTTTGAGTTCGCTCAGTACTTGTTCCGAGATTCATTCATCAACTAGCGGAACCAAGAAAGCACAAGATTTAGTGTTTCTTCAAGCTGCTATTCAGTTTGACTCAATTTACCTAAAACATGAGATCACATTACAAAGAATTCAACATACCCAAGTTCGAGTCGAGCTTGGCTTAATGAACTCGTTAAGCATTCAAATAAAGCTTGTATAGTATAGTTTAAGATCCTTTACACGCCTGAGAACTTTCCGATCATAAAAGGGAGAGTGTTTGTATGGTTATCTCTCAATTTGATAAGTAATTTTGGACTGTTTTGCCTATTTGTTAAACGGTTGATTGAGAAACTGATTACACCCTCAATTTGATCAGCGATCTTAGTCCATATTTCTGCTTGTATATACACCTCATCATTTGTTAGAGAAAGGGTACAACTAATGCAGTGATGGTCGTTATGGTTTGGTCATTTTGAGCTTTATCCAACAAATATTAACGCACAAGTTTTGTCAAGTTCTCTTATATTGATATCCATTATATATGCTTTTGGTTTTGTTGCAGGTCCAGTTGTTTAGGATAGATGGGTTGATTCTTTAGCCAGATTATATGCCCTTGAATTGACTCAATGGGGGACTTGACTTCGGGTTCTAGCTCATTCAGGACTGTAGCAACAGATTCTACTAGTGGCATGAAGAAGTCAACAGGGCGTTTGATTGCTTCTAGCCATAAATCTTGTTCACATCAATCTCTGCAGAGAATTCCCTTCCGAAACCAGTTGCTAAGCAACGAGAATTTGGGGCGGGTAGCTGGTAACCCAGTTGCGTCATTTTTACTTAAAGCTGCTGCATTAGAGGTTGTGCGGAGGTTTTCAAAGGCCAGGTGTCCGTTTGTCTGGTCCACTTTGCAGGCTCTGCAAGTTGTTTGTTATCCACCATTTAAGTGGATAGAGAGGTGGAACCCATTTAGAGCTTTGGTTAAAGGGATGCAGGTTGGTGCTTACACTACTAAGTAGTGCCCACATTCATCTATCAAGTAAATATGAAGTTGCCTGCTTGTTTCTCACAAATTTCCAAGCAATATTAAGTAATTATATTGTCATATGCATACTCTAATCACTAACCTGCTTTCCTGAGGCAATTTTCTTTACTGCTTCAAAATCTTATCATTTAGAAGTCTGTGCTTTGATTAAGACTGAGTATAGGTCATCAAAAGTGCAGTGAATTCGAGCCTGCATGAGTGGAAACTATTTATTGACTTTCTGGATACCAAAAAATTGTTTCAGAAAATGGTACAATCATGGGAATTTAGTCTATGGCAGTTAGCAGCAAGAATTGTCTCAATATACAATTCATTAACCTCTGTCTAAATAGAGATCTAAGATCCATGCTTTCTTATCCACTAAAGAAGAAGCCTTATGATTTCATCATACTTTCATTGAGCAAATgactttttattaaaaataaaattgggATGATCCTCTTTGTCCAACTTAATAGAGTGGCCTGATCAGCTCAAAAGCTTTAATTTATTTACTCTACTTTCTTATCTAAACTTTTACCCTAAGTTGCAAATATTTTGATAGTAATCTATACATATTGTAGATTATTCCATCATGCAGGACACTTTTATGACTTTGGTTATGTAAAGGTGCCAAATAACATACTTGTTGCTATTGACATTTAATGGTTGTGGTATCTTCTTTTCTTTAGATGCTGTCGCGGCCTTTACTGGTAATATCCCTTGCAACAGCCTTGTCTGATGGTTCAGGATGCAAAGTTGATACCTTGGATAATGAAGATCCTCCTCGCACCAGTGAATCTACCTCATTAGATTCCCCTTCAGATATATCCTCTGTGCAGTCTGCTCCCAGTATGAGGTAGATAAACTGATATTGCAGCATTCTTTTTCTTCAATAGTTTTCACAATGTTGCTGCTGATGTCTTCAAATTCTTTATTATGAAGTATTCAACCTGTAAATATCCATTAAAGGTGATTCCAGATTGGGCCTCATTGTAGTGCTGGAAGTTTTCTTGACTATGATTTTACCTGTACAGATACTCATCTCGTTGTATTTTTTTggtcaagaacttcaattacacttttttttttcaaataaatcaGTTCTCTAATGGAGGCTCATTTGATTACATGAGTTGTTTAACTTTGCTGTTTTACCATCTGTACCTTTCCTTGACCTTCTACACTTGAATGGTCATAATCAGAATGTAGTTTTGGGTGCTTTCATGTGCATGCATTTTATTGTTTTCCCTGGTTAACCATGATGAAGATTTCCTTGTTTTGCAGTATTGGTGGTGATGGGTCTGAAAATCTATCTTCTAAAACTTGGTTGCTTCTGCTCTATAAAGAACTTCAACTTCAGGGGATAACTTTACCTGAAAGGTAATTGTGACAAAATGAATAATACTCTCGGAGTATTATATTAAGAAATTGTCTTGTTAATTGCCGTAATCAAACAAAATCACAAAGGAAGTAAACAGTTTATGGTAATACCAGTTTAGTAAGTAACTCATCTTCCTGCATTAGTTGCTTCCATCTCTTAAAAATGgtctttttatttcttcatgtTCCTAGTTCATTTATTTGTTGTTGGAGCAGGCACAGATTTAAGTTATTGGGGATTGAAACAACAGTATGTCCCATTGGGGAGCCAATCATAGTGCCCCATACCATTGTGCACACATTCTAATTTATACTGAAaatgattgttaaatttgaGTTTTCTTACTAATAACAATAGCAGACATGAGTTTGTTCTCCAAGAAATTTACTTGTTTCTTAGCCATGTAATGATCTCAGGCTGCTACATGGCTGATTAGCCTCACAGTGTTGACCTGAATATCAATGTCCCACTTTTAAGTTCTAATTTCCTTGTAAAGCAGCATAACCTATTTGATGAGGGTCATTTGCATCTTGGGTATTAAACATTTGGATTGTCTGACTAGGTGGGTTAGTCTTATGGCTACTTTTCATCTCTAAGGTTTATGCCCCTTTATCCGGAACTGGAACATTTTGTAATCCAGACTGCTTATTTCTTTCTCAAGGATTTCTCAAGGCGCGGGTTTATTGGCTCAATAATTTAACTTAAGCTACAAATACTTGGAAGATTGTTCTATATATTACTTTAGCTTGTATTTATGTGATATCTTAAAATATTTCTTCATGCACTGGAGCATGATATAACAGTGTTTATGCAGAATTGATGAGGAGGAGCTTCATAGATTCTATGAGACCGCGAATGGAAATTTTCCACGCTTTCTATCATTAGTGAAGAAAACAATCTCTTGGAGGAAGAACTACCGAATTCTGTCAGAACAAGAACTTAAAATGTGGTCAAGTATGGTCTTCTGGCATGGAGTTGATAAAAAACATCAACTTTGCCTTATTGTCCGCCTTGGATTGGCTTGCATGAGCGTGCCATTATCTGACAGACCTCGATTTTCTCAGGCAGTTGGTATGCTTTTCAACTTCTATGATTTTTTGAGTTCTTGCTGTCAATTTTTACAGAATAAATTGGACGTGAAGACGTGCTTCTTTCTTCCCCTTTCAGTTTGGAGGAACataactctaagttgttttttgtttttgcttttatttttcctttttccacttattccttttttcttttgttgtcaTTGTTTTGCTGTTTGCATGCaatttactgctttaataatcCTTGTCAAATGCAAACCCATTTTAGATTTGTCATTTCAAATAGCTTCCTTCCTGTTTTCTTTTGCTCGAGGAGTTTGATTTGACTTCTATTACAGCTCTTATGTGAACTAAGCTGTATTAGAGTAGGTTGGTCATAGGTGCTGATTCATCAATTGCCTCAGTAGATGATGCGTTTTAGTGTCGgtgtcattttcttcttctttagaAAACTGACTTACTGCGGTAAGTTTGCCATTCAACTAATTATATTGGTTATGACTGAGTTTGCCTTATAAAAAGTGTTGGTAATCAAACCAATGAAATCCTGTAGTTGCCTTGGGTTCTTGACCTTTGGGCATATTTCTCATTTTTAGTGAGTCAGCTTCATAATAATTTTGGTGACGTCAAAATGTTGCTTGAATTACATAATTCATTCCATGTTGCATACACTCATTAAATTTGTGATATCAATTCCTCTTAGTGAAATATTCTTATATTTGTCTTCTTCCAATCTTCACATATTTATCTGATTACCCATATAGGTCATTGTTGTGTTATGTTGTCACTATATGGCTTCATTACAAGATTACTCATTTGTTATATTTAATCTGAATATTTTAGAATATGACAGTTTCTGTTGACAATTTTGCTGATGCTAGATTTGGAATTCTAAATAGTGAGAGTCATACATGCTGTAAAATATGGTACTAATGAAGTAGGGTAAATCATGGAGAAGCATTTTTCTGTCCttgtctctctatttttttattaatttttttttcatttttttgctttcttttcttttcttatacCCATTACTAAAGCAATGATTTGTCTTGACCCTTGATTTTAGTTTCTCAGGTGGAATATGGAGTTCTCCATCTAATGGACAATGAACATTCTCGAATTACTGTCTTGGTGGACTGTGAAGGCTTGTCACCTCTCAAGTTTCCCATGCAAATGTCATTAACCTGTTGCAATATTCTGCAAGAGCACTTCCCAAAGCGTCTAGGCTGCATATATGTCCTACGACTTCCCCTAGTTGCTCGAGTCATTGCACAAACTTTTATCCAGGTAAGCTTCTGTAGCAGTTTTTTATCTGATTTCCAAAGTTTCACTTCATCTTGTTAATGCTTTAGATTGGAAATTAACCTTCCTATCACTGGTTAGTTTCTCAAACCTGGAACCAGAcaaaagctgaaa encodes:
- the LOC113750858 gene encoding LOW QUALITY PROTEIN: uncharacterized protein LOC113750858 (The sequence of the model RefSeq protein was modified relative to this genomic sequence to represent the inferred CDS: substituted 2 bases at 2 genomic stop codons); its protein translation is MAPLLSPSFAYTVVYVRGVAKSVEFYATAFSHNVRRLDESHRXGELESXQTTIAFTPIHQLETDTDVITGKVQTPDPIRKRQPVEICFDYLDVDAAYKRAVENGAMPVSEPEEKEWGQKVGYVRDIDDGIVVRMGSPVNPPSKPHQP
- the LOC113777117 gene encoding uncharacterized protein LOC113777117, translating into MGDLTSGSSSFRTVATDSTSGMKKSTGRLIASSHKSCSHQSLQRIPFRNQLLSNENLGRVAGNPVASFLLKAAALEVVRRFSKARCPFVWSTLQALQVVCYPPFKWIERWNPFRALVKGMQMLSRPLLVISLATALSDGSGCKVDTLDNEDPPRTSESTSLDSPSDISSVQSAPSMSIGGDGSENLSSKTWLLLLYKELQLQGITLPERIDEEELHRFYETANGNFPRFLSLVKKTISWRKNYRILSEQELKMWSSMVFWHGVDKKHQLCLIVRLGLACMSVPLSDRPRFSQAVVSQVEYGVLHLMDNEHSRITVLVDCEGLSPLKFPMQMSLTCCNILQEHFPKRLGCIYVLRLPLVARVIAQTFIQFLKPGTRQKLKILGEMYQEALSNCIETLPSCLGGLCTCLTCSRLDICNRQQPCITESNWGESFANITSEDVLPALDPTYDTDILLSASGEQLLRKAVVGILIFWVLIAFFAGVYAS